The proteins below come from a single Pradoshia eiseniae genomic window:
- the hemA gene encoding glutamyl-tRNA reductase: MHIITVGLNYKTAPVEIREKVSFELDQLPEAMKALQTKKSVLENIIVSTCNRTEVYAVVDQLHTGRYYIKEFLSEWFSIDLTELSSYLYIYEEDGAVNHLFQVACGLNSMVLGETQILGQVKKSFMLAQVEKTTGVLFNNLFKRVITLAKRAHAETEINKNAVSISYAAVELGKKIFGSLEDKKILILGAGKMGQLAIENLYGSGATQVTVINRTLEKAEKLASKYSGKAKMLKELQCSLLEADILISSTGSKDYVITKEMMENINILRKGKPIFMVDIAVPRDLDPRLVELDSVFLYDIDDLEGIVQANLEERKEAAREIMIMIEQELVEFNAWLKMLGIVPVISALREKALSIQAETIASMERKLPGLSEREWKVINKHTKSIVNQMLKDPILYAKEIAEKKHSDALLQAFIDTFNIDELVEKEEKKAVPYKESARNQERPILRVVSQPY, translated from the coding sequence ATGCATATCATTACCGTAGGTCTGAATTATAAAACTGCTCCTGTTGAAATCCGTGAGAAAGTAAGTTTTGAATTAGATCAGTTACCTGAAGCGATGAAGGCGCTGCAAACAAAAAAGAGCGTTTTGGAAAATATCATCGTTTCCACTTGTAACCGCACAGAGGTATATGCGGTCGTCGACCAGTTACATACCGGACGATATTATATTAAGGAATTTTTATCTGAATGGTTTTCCATTGATTTGACTGAACTTTCCTCTTATTTATATATCTATGAGGAAGATGGGGCAGTAAATCATCTTTTCCAAGTGGCGTGCGGCTTGAACTCCATGGTGCTTGGTGAGACCCAGATTCTTGGTCAGGTGAAGAAGAGCTTTATGCTCGCACAAGTAGAGAAAACAACAGGTGTTTTGTTTAATAATTTATTCAAGAGAGTGATTACGCTCGCGAAAAGAGCACATGCCGAAACAGAAATCAATAAGAATGCCGTTTCCATCAGCTATGCGGCTGTTGAACTTGGCAAGAAAATCTTTGGTTCGCTGGAGGATAAGAAAATTCTTATCCTTGGTGCCGGCAAGATGGGACAGCTGGCCATTGAGAATTTATATGGTAGCGGTGCGACACAGGTTACCGTCATTAATCGGACGCTTGAGAAAGCAGAAAAGCTCGCCTCTAAATATTCTGGAAAGGCGAAGATGCTCAAGGAGCTGCAATGTTCCTTGCTTGAAGCAGACATTCTCATCAGTTCTACCGGCTCAAAGGATTACGTCATAACGAAGGAAATGATGGAGAATATCAATATCCTGCGTAAGGGAAAACCGATTTTCATGGTAGATATTGCGGTACCTCGTGACCTGGATCCTCGTTTAGTGGAGCTTGACAGTGTGTTTCTCTATGATATCGATGATTTAGAGGGGATTGTCCAAGCGAACCTCGAAGAACGGAAAGAAGCGGCTAGAGAGATTATGATCATGATTGAACAGGAGCTTGTTGAATTCAATGCATGGCTAAAGATGCTTGGCATCGTTCCTGTCATCTCTGCCTTGCGTGAAAAGGCGCTTTCCATTCAGGCAGAAACAATAGCGAGCATGGAAAGAAAGCTCCCTGGATTAAGTGAGAGAGAATGGAAGGTTATCAATAAGCATACGAAGAGTATCGTCAATCAAATGCTGAAGGATCCGATTCTATATGCGAAGGAAATTGCGGAGAAGAAGCATTCAGATGCTTTGCTTCAGGCGTTTATCGATACGTTTAATATAGATGAACTGGTTGAGAAAGAAGAGAAAAAAGCAGTGCCGTACAAGGAATCAGCGCGCAATCAAGAACGGCCCATCCTGCGAGTAGTTTCACAGCCTTATTGA
- a CDS encoding cytochrome C assembly family protein has product MLDIYLNRVLEITILLYALSVLLYFYDFLQNNQKANKSAFWILSIVWFMQTIFLFLYIYEAGRFPILSLLEGLYFYVWILITVSLALNWFLRTDFLIFFTNLLGFGLMVVQTFSPIQLDKIENRTQFISELSVIHITVAILSYAAFALSFVFSLLYLIQYDLLKRKKWGKRLVRLGDLAKLEQMAYRLVVVGLPLLLLSLILGLEFAYIVVEDIVWYDSKIIGSFACLTVYGIYLYMRVKKKYYGKTLAYWNIASFLLVLINFFLFGNTSAFHVF; this is encoded by the coding sequence ATGCTTGATATATATTTAAATAGAGTGCTTGAGATAACTATCCTATTGTATGCCTTAAGTGTATTGCTATATTTCTATGACTTTCTACAAAATAATCAGAAGGCCAATAAGTCGGCCTTCTGGATTCTTTCGATTGTTTGGTTCATGCAAACAATCTTTTTATTTCTTTATATTTATGAAGCGGGCAGGTTTCCAATCCTTTCGCTGCTCGAGGGGCTCTATTTTTATGTCTGGATTTTGATTACTGTTTCATTGGCCTTGAATTGGTTTTTGAGGACGGATTTTTTGATCTTTTTCACCAATCTGCTTGGATTTGGGCTAATGGTCGTCCAAACGTTCTCTCCCATACAGCTGGACAAGATCGAGAACAGGACCCAGTTTATCTCTGAGCTATCAGTCATTCATATAACGGTCGCGATTCTTTCCTATGCGGCCTTTGCCCTATCATTCGTTTTCTCGCTTTTGTACTTAATTCAATATGATTTGCTTAAGCGAAAGAAATGGGGCAAGCGGCTTGTCAGACTTGGTGATTTGGCAAAGCTTGAGCAGATGGCTTATCGATTGGTTGTGGTTGGTCTACCTCTATTATTGCTTTCCTTAATACTAGGGTTAGAATTCGCCTATATAGTCGTGGAGGATATCGTTTGGTATGACAGTAAAATCATCGGATCCTTTGCATGTTTGACCGTATATGGTATTTACTTATATATGAGAGTAAAGAAAAAATATTATGGGAAGACGCTGGCCTATTGGAATATCGCATCCTTCCTGCTTGTTTTGATCAATTTCTTTTTATTTGGGAACACATCAGCATTTCATGTCTTTTGA
- the hemL gene encoding glutamate-1-semialdehyde 2,1-aminomutase — protein MRSYEKSKEAFKESVNLLPGGVNSPVRAFKSVNMDPIFMEQGKGSKIYDIDGNEYIDYVLSWGPLILGHANDRVVEGIKKIAETGTSFGAPTLSENRLAQLVIDRVPSIEMVRMVSSGTEATMAALRLARGYTGRDKILKFEGCYHGHGDSLLIKAGSGVATLGLPDSPGVPEGIARNTITVPYNDLESVKYAFEQFGEDIAGVIVEPVAGNMGVVPPVPGFLEGLREITEKNGTLLIFDEVMTGFRVDYHCAQGHFGVTPDLTCLGKVIGGGLPVGAFGGKKEIMSQIAPSGAIYQAGTLSGNPMAMTAGYETLAQLTEETYQTFIKKGDRLEEGFMEAAETYHVPLTCNRAGSMIGFFFTNEKVTDYESAKSSDLQFFAEYYKQMADNGVFLPPSQFEGIFLSTAHSEEDIEKTIQAAQKAFKAIKGK, from the coding sequence ATGCGATCATATGAAAAATCAAAGGAAGCCTTCAAGGAATCTGTCAATCTGCTGCCTGGCGGCGTAAACAGCCCAGTGCGCGCATTTAAATCGGTCAATATGGACCCGATTTTCATGGAGCAGGGTAAAGGCTCCAAAATCTATGATATTGACGGCAATGAATATATTGATTATGTGCTCTCATGGGGACCGCTTATTCTCGGTCATGCGAATGACCGCGTAGTAGAAGGCATAAAAAAAATCGCAGAAACAGGGACAAGCTTCGGGGCACCGACCCTATCAGAGAACCGCTTGGCTCAGCTTGTTATTGACCGTGTTCCTTCTATTGAGATGGTCCGTATGGTCTCATCCGGAACGGAAGCAACGATGGCTGCTCTTCGCTTGGCACGAGGCTACACAGGACGAGATAAAATCCTTAAATTCGAAGGCTGCTATCATGGACATGGGGATTCTCTCCTCATTAAAGCAGGTTCTGGAGTGGCGACACTTGGATTGCCAGACAGTCCAGGTGTGCCTGAGGGAATCGCTCGTAACACGATTACGGTTCCATATAATGATCTTGAGAGCGTTAAATATGCGTTCGAGCAATTTGGTGAAGATATCGCAGGCGTGATCGTGGAACCTGTGGCAGGGAACATGGGTGTTGTACCGCCAGTCCCAGGATTCCTTGAAGGCCTGCGCGAGATTACGGAGAAAAACGGTACCCTGCTGATCTTTGATGAGGTAATGACAGGCTTCCGTGTTGATTACCACTGTGCACAAGGACACTTCGGCGTAACGCCTGATTTGACTTGCCTTGGCAAAGTCATCGGCGGCGGACTTCCTGTCGGCGCGTTCGGCGGCAAGAAGGAAATCATGAGTCAAATTGCTCCAAGCGGCGCTATCTATCAAGCTGGTACCCTATCAGGAAACCCGATGGCAATGACGGCCGGCTATGAAACTTTGGCTCAATTGACAGAAGAAACCTACCAGACCTTCATCAAGAAGGGTGACCGGTTGGAGGAGGGCTTTATGGAAGCGGCAGAAACATATCATGTACCGCTTACCTGCAATCGAGCAGGATCTATGATTGGCTTCTTCTTCACGAATGAGAAGGTCACAGATTATGAATCAGCTAAATCCTCAGACCTGCAATTTTTTGCTGAGTATTATAAGCAAATGGCAGACAATGGGGTATTCCTTCCTCCTTCTCAATTCGAGGGAATCTTCTTATCCACAGCACATAGTGAAGAGGATATCGAGAAGACGATTCAAGCTGCCCAAAAAGCATTCAAGGCAATTAAAGGGAAATGA
- a CDS encoding uroporphyrinogen-III synthase, producing the protein MAQTMFLKGKRVLVTREESQAQLLCAMISEHGGVPVLVPLLSFQRPSSEDWKDASWKARRLHLFDWLVFTSKNGVQYFMELAKETGIPLDQLPKIAAIGKKTELELGKLSLQASFIPKTYVAEAFLPEFLEVVHKDEAVLIVKGDLARDYIYKGLCAQHIKAEEAVVYSNKPPAGAVEHLISTLKEQAIDLFLFTSPSAVEAFMRIVCESGLKEKTEGKIIVTIGPVTKERAERLGLSVDVSPEQYTIEHMLKEIDLYYQNKEC; encoded by the coding sequence ATGGCACAAACCATGTTTCTAAAAGGGAAACGGGTGCTCGTCACAAGAGAGGAATCACAGGCCCAGTTATTATGCGCCATGATCTCAGAGCATGGAGGGGTACCTGTATTGGTGCCCCTCTTATCGTTTCAGCGGCCAAGTTCAGAGGACTGGAAGGATGCCAGCTGGAAGGCAAGGAGACTTCATCTATTTGATTGGCTTGTCTTTACGAGCAAGAATGGGGTTCAATATTTTATGGAGCTGGCAAAAGAAACGGGTATTCCTCTAGACCAGCTTCCGAAGATTGCAGCAATTGGGAAGAAAACCGAGCTGGAATTAGGCAAGCTTAGTCTTCAGGCGTCTTTTATCCCGAAGACTTATGTGGCAGAAGCTTTCCTGCCTGAATTTCTTGAAGTTGTCCATAAGGATGAAGCGGTTTTAATTGTCAAAGGTGACCTGGCGAGAGATTATATTTATAAAGGGCTATGCGCCCAGCATATAAAGGCGGAAGAAGCGGTCGTATATAGCAACAAACCGCCAGCCGGTGCTGTGGAGCACCTAATAAGCACGTTAAAGGAACAGGCTATTGACCTTTTCCTCTTCACGAGCCCCTCAGCGGTAGAGGCGTTCATGCGTATTGTCTGTGAGTCTGGGCTGAAGGAGAAGACGGAAGGGAAGATTATTGTGACGATTGGACCGGTGACAAAGGAGCGGGCCGAGCGGCTTGGTTTATCCGTTGATGTGAGCCCAGAACAATATACGATTGAACATATGCTAAAGGAAATAGATTTATATTATCAAAACAAGGAGTGCTAA
- the hemC gene encoding hydroxymethylbilane synthase, with product MRKIIVGSRRSKLALTQSNWVIDQLKGLGLPFEFELKEIVTKGDKILDVTLSKVGGKGLFVKEIEQAMLDGEIDMAIHSMKDMPAELPEGLTIGCVPKREDHRDVLISKNHMPLSELPEGAIIGTSSLRRSAQLKAQRPDLQIKWIRGNIDTRLQKLKDEDYDAIILAAAGLSRLGWSKDIVTEYLDDELCIPAVGQGALAIECRVNDGELLKELAKLNCRATEEAVLAERAFLKTMEGGCQVPIAGYARKTDNGSLEMLALVGSPDGKIIYRDTVQGTEPIALGEELAERLSERGAKELIDLVKEEMES from the coding sequence ATGAGGAAAATTATCGTAGGATCACGTAGAAGCAAACTGGCATTAACACAATCAAATTGGGTGATCGACCAGCTGAAGGGGCTAGGCTTGCCCTTTGAGTTTGAATTAAAGGAGATTGTGACTAAAGGAGATAAAATTCTGGATGTCACCCTTTCAAAAGTCGGAGGAAAAGGATTATTCGTCAAAGAAATTGAACAAGCCATGCTAGATGGGGAGATAGATATGGCTATCCATAGCATGAAGGACATGCCGGCAGAGCTTCCGGAGGGCTTGACGATTGGCTGTGTGCCTAAGAGGGAGGACCATCGTGACGTTCTGATCTCGAAGAATCATATGCCTCTTAGCGAGCTTCCAGAGGGTGCGATTATTGGTACATCAAGCTTGCGAAGAAGCGCTCAGCTAAAAGCCCAAAGACCTGACCTTCAAATTAAATGGATTCGGGGGAACATCGATACACGTCTCCAGAAATTAAAGGATGAAGACTATGATGCGATTATTTTGGCCGCGGCAGGTCTTTCAAGGCTTGGGTGGAGCAAGGATATCGTAACCGAATATTTGGATGACGAGCTGTGCATCCCTGCTGTCGGTCAAGGGGCGCTTGCGATTGAATGCCGGGTCAATGATGGAGAGCTCCTTAAGGAATTGGCAAAGCTGAATTGCCGTGCGACGGAGGAAGCGGTACTTGCTGAGCGCGCTTTCTTAAAGACAATGGAGGGCGGATGCCAGGTGCCAATCGCAGGCTATGCGAGAAAAACGGATAATGGCAGCTTGGAGATGCTCGCTCTCGTCGGTTCTCCTGATGGGAAAATCATTTACCGGGATACGGTGCAAGGAACAGAACCGATCGCACTTGGAGAGGAGCTTGCTGAGCGTTTATCTGAACGCGGAGCGAAGGAGCTCATCGACTTGGTGAAAGAGGAGATGGAAAGCTGA
- the spoVID gene encoding stage VI sporulation protein D: protein MSPEKTSYLRFSLEENVWFHSGQEVSELYSISLEPNVSVHEVEQYIILRGTLDLMGEYKPQEGNEPGEDELNRRYVSITDQREDTYEFQHQFPVDITVPAERVQDKNELSVGVQSFDYHLPEDGCLHLTAELWISGIQDEAIDREESEAEAIPVEAIDHRPVEEATEESPEEILVDAKAEEIPLYRSSLEVEEEEETQDGELTPFSFPSYPSVNKESSSEDNFYAEARIPPEQQMQNDEEFEEERDFLNHLPATKGSEKPSAYQSTFVPDEEVTTTPAYRTYQSEDHVRNQKAEEQRKENAASANKESKSLLYDLFSPEEEAKQAKLKVYIVQGNETIDSLADRYQISAQHIARVNRIGEIDSLRAGQVVYIPLAASSNKPAE from the coding sequence ATGTCTCCAGAAAAAACATCGTATTTACGATTTTCTTTAGAAGAAAATGTTTGGTTTCATAGCGGACAGGAAGTGAGCGAGTTATATTCCATCTCGTTAGAGCCGAATGTCTCTGTGCATGAGGTGGAGCAGTATATTATTTTGCGGGGGACTTTGGACCTCATGGGTGAATATAAGCCGCAAGAAGGCAATGAACCTGGGGAAGACGAATTGAATCGCCGTTATGTGTCCATCACGGACCAGCGGGAGGATACGTATGAATTTCAGCATCAATTCCCAGTCGATATTACCGTTCCAGCTGAGCGTGTTCAGGATAAAAATGAATTGAGCGTAGGTGTCCAAAGCTTTGATTACCATCTCCCAGAAGATGGCTGCTTGCATTTGACAGCTGAATTATGGATATCTGGCATCCAGGATGAGGCGATTGATCGAGAAGAGAGCGAAGCGGAGGCCATTCCTGTTGAGGCTATTGATCATAGACCAGTTGAAGAGGCAACGGAGGAATCTCCTGAGGAAATTCTAGTAGATGCAAAAGCAGAAGAAATTCCATTATACCGTTCATCCTTAGAGGTGGAAGAGGAAGAGGAGACGCAAGACGGGGAATTAACTCCATTCAGCTTTCCCTCCTATCCTTCCGTTAACAAAGAGTCATCAAGTGAAGATAACTTCTATGCAGAAGCGCGGATTCCGCCTGAACAGCAAATGCAGAACGATGAGGAATTTGAAGAAGAAAGGGATTTCCTTAACCACTTACCAGCAACAAAGGGAAGCGAGAAACCATCAGCCTATCAATCAACGTTCGTGCCAGATGAAGAGGTGACAACAACACCTGCTTATCGCACCTATCAGTCCGAAGACCATGTAAGGAATCAAAAGGCAGAGGAGCAGAGGAAAGAAAACGCAGCGTCCGCTAACAAGGAGTCAAAATCGCTCTTATATGATTTATTCTCACCGGAGGAAGAAGCGAAACAGGCGAAGCTTAAGGTATATATTGTCCAAGGGAATGAGACAATTGACAGTCTTGCAGATCGCTACCAAATCAGCGCACAGCATATTGCGCGCGTAAACCGGATTGGAGAGATTGATAGTCTTAGGGCAGGCCAGGTTGTCTACATTCCTTTAGCAGCCTCGTCCAATAAACCAGCAGAGTAA
- the hemB gene encoding porphobilinogen synthase, whose product MTNTFTRHRRLRKNSAMRALVRETHLHVDDFIYPIFITEGENQKNPVPSMPGVFQFSLDRVKEELDEVVSLGIKSVILFGVPDDADKDECGTGAFHTHGIIQRGIRFVKEHYPELLVVADTCLCEYTSHGHCGIVENGAVLNDESLELLVKTAVSQAEAGADIIAPSNMMDGFVTAIREGLDEAGYLDIPIMSYAVKYSSAFYGPFRDAANSAPQFGDRKAYQMDYANRLEALREAESDVAEGADFLIVKPALAFLDIIRDVKNNFNLPLVAYNVSGEYAMVKAAAANGWIDERGIVMETLVGMKRAGVDLIITYHAKDAARWIKETN is encoded by the coding sequence ATGACAAATACATTTACCCGGCACAGGAGATTACGCAAAAATAGTGCGATGAGAGCACTTGTACGTGAAACACATCTTCATGTAGATGATTTCATCTATCCAATCTTCATTACGGAAGGGGAGAACCAAAAAAATCCAGTGCCATCCATGCCTGGTGTTTTCCAATTTTCCTTAGACCGTGTAAAAGAGGAGCTTGATGAGGTTGTTTCATTAGGAATTAAATCGGTCATTTTATTCGGCGTGCCAGATGATGCAGATAAGGACGAATGTGGAACAGGTGCTTTCCATACACATGGAATTATCCAAAGAGGGATTCGCTTTGTGAAGGAGCATTATCCTGAATTGCTTGTTGTTGCGGATACCTGTCTATGTGAGTACACAAGCCATGGCCATTGCGGAATCGTGGAGAATGGGGCTGTCTTAAATGATGAAAGCCTTGAATTGCTTGTGAAGACAGCAGTGAGCCAAGCAGAAGCAGGAGCTGACATTATCGCTCCGTCCAATATGATGGATGGATTCGTCACAGCCATTCGTGAAGGACTGGATGAGGCAGGCTATTTGGATATTCCAATCATGTCGTATGCAGTGAAATATTCTTCAGCCTTTTACGGCCCTTTCCGTGATGCAGCAAACTCCGCACCGCAGTTTGGAGACCGGAAAGCGTATCAAATGGATTATGCAAACCGGCTTGAAGCGTTGCGCGAGGCAGAATCAGATGTCGCTGAAGGAGCGGATTTTCTTATCGTGAAGCCGGCACTTGCCTTCCTTGATATTATTCGTGATGTGAAAAATAATTTTAATTTGCCGCTTGTCGCTTATAATGTAAGTGGGGAGTATGCAATGGTTAAAGCGGCGGCAGCCAATGGCTGGATTGATGAAAGAGGAATCGTGATGGAAACCTTGGTCGGGATGAAACGGGCCGGAGTGGACCTCATCATCACCTACCATGCCAAAGATGCCGCAAGATGGATCAAAGAGACGAACTAA
- the ysxE gene encoding spore coat protein YsxE: MLRADKKWLADYLQNYQLELEFYEDFGKVKKVYTNNGIFAVKTIKANRGFDFIKNVQNLYQNGYNRIVPIYPAIDGRYAVLHNDKLSYLMPWLPDEVEEERNERHQQMFRELARMHTLSAKESPIPSQERKEHYENTLQEWEEQREFLLEYMNTIEKKWYMSPFEQFFCLCFYDVSQALTYSMNKIKRWYEQTKEDEKVRNVITHGNVSIHHFLYSENGYGHFINFERTKTAPAYFDLLPFVVKQLKTYPIQSEETVEWINRYFQYFPFKEGEMLLFMSYMAYPANCLKIVDQYSRKTSGKDELQFCRKLQRQYWLLKNMEYIIMRLEQIEESKKPKEPSD, translated from the coding sequence ATGTTAAGAGCGGATAAGAAATGGCTGGCTGATTATTTGCAAAATTATCAGCTGGAACTTGAGTTTTATGAGGATTTTGGAAAGGTCAAAAAAGTATATACGAATAACGGAATCTTTGCCGTGAAGACAATCAAAGCCAATCGCGGCTTCGATTTCATTAAAAATGTCCAAAACCTTTATCAAAATGGGTATAACCGGATTGTCCCGATTTATCCGGCTATTGATGGCCGCTATGCGGTTCTCCATAATGATAAGCTGAGTTACCTGATGCCTTGGCTTCCTGATGAGGTGGAAGAGGAACGGAATGAGCGGCATCAGCAAATGTTCCGGGAGCTAGCGCGTATGCACACTCTCTCGGCGAAGGAATCTCCCATTCCCTCGCAGGAACGTAAGGAGCATTATGAAAACACCCTGCAAGAGTGGGAGGAGCAGAGGGAATTTCTGCTTGAGTATATGAACACAATCGAGAAGAAATGGTATATGTCTCCTTTTGAGCAATTTTTCTGTCTTTGCTTCTATGATGTATCACAAGCCTTAACGTACTCAATGAATAAAATCAAACGATGGTACGAACAGACGAAGGAGGACGAAAAGGTTCGCAACGTCATTACACATGGGAATGTATCCATTCACCATTTTTTATACAGTGAAAATGGGTATGGTCATTTCATTAATTTTGAGCGTACCAAAACAGCACCTGCTTATTTTGATTTATTGCCTTTTGTCGTTAAGCAATTAAAGACATACCCTATTCAGTCGGAAGAAACAGTCGAATGGATCAATAGGTATTTTCAATACTTCCCATTTAAGGAGGGAGAAATGCTGTTATTTATGTCTTATATGGCATACCCGGCTAATTGTCTCAAGATTGTCGATCAATATTCCCGGAAAACCTCCGGGAAGGATGAGCTGCAATTCTGCCGGAAACTCCAAAGGCAATATTGGCTATTAAAAAATATGGAATACATTATCATGAGGCTAGAACAGATCGAGGAGAGTAAAAAACCGAAGGAGCCAAGTGATTGA